From a single Bradyrhizobium sediminis genomic region:
- a CDS encoding O-antigen ligase family protein, producing the protein MAYAATAGNSLPSMTAAPGVLALQRALVWLVGASGAIVFIEPSPYELATLTAIVLFFATGLRLRLVFIPLLLLLFLLNVGYSIGAIAVMDRPGVPNWIATSWYMAVTVIFFAMVVSEDTEARLDMLRRGLILGGMIAAIAGVAGYFNLVPGGYDLLTLYGRARGTFKDPNVLGAFLVLPALFALQSVVSDHLGKSLRSTVALGIMTLAILLAFSRAAWGGLVITAAFMLVLMVLTSQSYAQRSRIIVMALVAVVIVVALVGVLLSFESIGEMFKQRASLGQSYDSGRFGRFGRHILGAEMALDLPFGIGPLQFNRYFPEDTHNSYLNAFMSGGWISGICYPTLVFVTVIMGFRHIFVRVPWQRAYLAVFAAFLGTVGESFIIDTDHWRHFWMMLGAMWGLFAAAHRYRAAGDQALPAPDPRVAA; encoded by the coding sequence ATGGCGTATGCGGCGACAGCCGGGAACTCCCTCCCGTCGATGACGGCAGCGCCCGGCGTGCTGGCGCTGCAGCGCGCGCTGGTATGGCTGGTCGGCGCCTCGGGCGCGATCGTGTTCATCGAGCCCAGCCCCTATGAGCTGGCGACGCTGACGGCGATCGTCCTGTTCTTTGCCACTGGGTTGCGGCTGCGGCTGGTCTTCATACCGCTGTTGTTGCTGCTGTTCCTGCTCAATGTCGGCTACTCGATCGGCGCCATCGCCGTGATGGACCGGCCGGGCGTCCCCAACTGGATCGCGACCTCCTGGTACATGGCGGTCACCGTGATCTTCTTCGCGATGGTGGTGTCCGAAGACACCGAAGCCCGGCTCGACATGCTGCGCCGCGGCCTGATCTTGGGCGGAATGATCGCGGCGATCGCGGGCGTCGCCGGCTATTTCAACCTCGTCCCCGGCGGCTACGACCTGCTGACGCTCTATGGCCGCGCGCGCGGCACCTTCAAGGACCCGAACGTGCTCGGCGCGTTCCTGGTGCTGCCGGCGCTGTTCGCGCTGCAGAGCGTGGTGTCGGATCATCTCGGAAAATCCCTCCGCAGCACCGTCGCGCTCGGCATCATGACGCTTGCCATCCTGCTGGCGTTTTCGCGCGCGGCGTGGGGCGGGCTCGTCATCACCGCGGCCTTTATGCTGGTGCTGATGGTGCTGACCAGCCAGTCGTACGCGCAGCGCTCGCGCATCATCGTCATGGCCCTGGTCGCCGTCGTCATCGTGGTGGCGCTGGTCGGCGTATTGCTGTCGTTCGAGTCCATCGGCGAAATGTTCAAGCAGCGGGCGAGCCTGGGCCAAAGCTACGACTCCGGCCGCTTCGGCCGGTTCGGGCGGCATATCCTCGGCGCCGAGATGGCGCTCGACCTGCCGTTCGGCATCGGTCCGCTGCAATTCAACCGCTACTTTCCCGAGGACACCCACAATTCCTATCTGAACGCCTTCATGTCCGGCGGCTGGATCTCGGGTATCTGCTATCCGACGCTGGTGTTCGTCACCGTGATCATGGGGTTCCGGCACATCTTCGTCCGGGTGCCCTGGCAGCGCGCCTATCTCGCGGTATTCGCGGCCTTCCTGGGCACGGTCGGCGAGAGCTTCATCATCGACACCGACCACTGGCGGCATTTCTGGATGATGCTGGGGGCGATGTGGGGCTTGTTCGCCGCCGCGCACCGCTACAGGGCGGCCGGAGATCAGGCGCTCCCGGCGCCCGATCCGCGCGTGGCCGCGTAG